In Salinibacterium sp. dk2585, a single window of DNA contains:
- a CDS encoding pilus assembly protein TadG-related protein, whose product MSAERWARAARDETGSTLVLTIFYAALCLAVVLLVTAATSLYIERKRLYSLADGAALAGAEAFGLDDVDSSSGRPTAILDDARVASTVNAHIAAVPHSFEGLAIDRAESPGGSGAVVALSATWRPPIVSVFVPEGLRIEVEASARSVFG is encoded by the coding sequence ATGAGTGCGGAGCGGTGGGCGCGCGCCGCCCGCGACGAGACGGGGTCGACGCTCGTGCTCACGATCTTCTACGCAGCGCTGTGCCTCGCGGTCGTGCTGCTCGTGACCGCCGCGACCTCCCTCTACATCGAACGCAAGCGCCTCTACTCGCTCGCAGACGGAGCGGCGCTTGCAGGCGCGGAGGCATTCGGGCTCGATGACGTGGACTCCTCCTCGGGGCGGCCCACCGCGATCCTCGACGATGCCCGGGTCGCGTCGACGGTCAACGCCCATATTGCCGCCGTGCCGCACTCCTTCGAAGGCCTGGCGATCGACCGGGCAGAGAGTCCGGGCGGTTCGGGTGCGGTGGTCGCGCTCTCGGCGACGTGGCGCCCTCCCATCGTGAGCGTGTTCGTGCCGGAGGGCCTGCGCATCGAGGTTGAGGCATCCGCCAGGTCGGTCTTCGGGTGA
- the smpB gene encoding SsrA-binding protein SmpB — MPRERGQKVVATNRKARHDYTIEDTYEAGLVLSGTEVKSLRAGRASLVDGYAFIDDHAEAWLDAVHIPEYTGGTWTNHPPRRKRKLLLHKAQILKIHNKVKEGGYTLVPLSLYFSDGKAKVELAVAKGKREYDKRQALRERQDNREAQRAMSARRHLGD; from the coding sequence GTGCCAAGGGAACGTGGTCAGAAGGTCGTCGCGACCAACCGCAAGGCTCGCCACGACTACACGATCGAGGACACCTACGAGGCGGGCCTCGTGCTCAGCGGCACCGAGGTGAAGTCGCTGCGCGCAGGTCGCGCGAGCCTTGTCGATGGCTACGCCTTCATCGACGACCACGCGGAAGCATGGCTCGATGCCGTGCATATCCCCGAGTACACGGGCGGCACCTGGACGAACCACCCGCCTCGTCGCAAGCGCAAGCTCCTGCTGCACAAGGCGCAGATCCTCAAGATCCACAACAAGGTCAAGGAGGGTGGGTATACGCTCGTGCCCCTCTCCCTCTACTTCAGTGACGGCAAGGCGAAGGTCGAACTTGCGGTCGCGAAGGGCAAGCGCGAGTACGACAAGCGTCAGGCGCTCCGCGAGCGCCAGGACAACCGCGAGGCGCAGCGCGCCATGTCGGCGCGCCGGCACCTCGGCGACTGA
- a CDS encoding MDR family MFS transporter has translation MQNSPDSSATAGATSAPKSRVLLVFIGLMLAMLLSSLSQTVLSAAMPTMVGELDGVDHMLWVMTAFMLASTVVMPIYGKIGDLIGRKGLLIAAIVLFIAGSVLGAVAVDMSMLISARVVQGLGGGGLMILSQAIIADIVPARERGKYMGALGAVFAVSSVAGPLLGGWFTEGPGWRWTFWMNIPLGIVALAAAVFLLRLPKREYEKPRVDIWGMVLLTITTTCIVLVASWGGKDFAWGSTTIIGLIVVAVLTAVGFVLVERVTPEPIIPLHLFREANFNITTIAGLLTSVAMMGTLAYLPTYLQMTFGASATDAGLLMIPMMAALLITSIGAGQIVSKTGRYKWLPIVGSIILAIGLALLGTISPDTPLWVFCSYLAVMGIGLGTSMQLLVLIVQNTFPAREVGTATAANNYFRQIGGSLGGAVIGSLFTTRLASQLAERLPQQGGAASEMNSLTPALVHELPTAIHEQVIWAYNDALAPLFLYIVPLAVIAAVLLLFVKEKPLATTIEREVAVTAVQDSLQETYPVTTGAVTVPEPGQRR, from the coding sequence ATGCAAAATTCTCCCGACTCCTCCGCCACCGCTGGAGCCACGTCCGCGCCCAAGTCGCGCGTGCTCCTGGTCTTCATCGGCCTCATGCTCGCGATGCTGCTTTCCTCGCTCAGCCAGACCGTGCTGAGCGCAGCAATGCCCACCATGGTGGGTGAGCTCGACGGCGTTGACCACATGCTCTGGGTCATGACCGCCTTCATGCTCGCCTCGACCGTGGTCATGCCCATCTACGGCAAGATCGGCGACCTGATTGGCCGCAAGGGCCTCCTGATCGCCGCAATCGTGCTCTTCATCGCCGGCTCCGTGCTGGGCGCGGTCGCCGTTGACATGTCCATGCTCATCTCGGCGCGCGTCGTGCAGGGCCTCGGCGGTGGCGGGCTCATGATCCTGTCGCAGGCGATCATCGCCGACATCGTCCCCGCGCGCGAGCGCGGCAAGTACATGGGAGCACTCGGCGCGGTCTTCGCCGTCTCCTCGGTCGCGGGCCCCCTCCTCGGCGGCTGGTTCACCGAAGGTCCCGGCTGGCGCTGGACCTTCTGGATGAACATCCCGCTCGGCATTGTCGCGCTTGCGGCCGCCGTCTTCCTGCTCCGTCTGCCGAAGCGCGAGTACGAGAAGCCGCGCGTCGACATCTGGGGCATGGTGCTGTTGACGATCACGACGACCTGCATCGTGCTCGTCGCCTCATGGGGCGGCAAGGACTTCGCGTGGGGCTCCACGACGATCATCGGCCTGATCGTCGTCGCGGTGCTCACTGCGGTCGGCTTCGTCCTCGTCGAGCGAGTGACGCCCGAGCCAATCATCCCGCTGCACCTCTTCCGCGAAGCCAACTTCAACATCACGACGATCGCGGGCCTGCTCACGAGCGTCGCCATGATGGGCACGCTCGCCTACCTGCCGACCTACCTGCAGATGACCTTCGGCGCGAGCGCGACGGATGCCGGCCTCCTCATGATCCCCATGATGGCAGCCCTGCTCATCACCTCGATCGGCGCGGGCCAGATCGTGAGCAAGACCGGCCGGTACAAGTGGCTGCCGATCGTCGGCAGCATCATCCTCGCGATCGGCCTCGCACTGCTGGGCACGATCTCCCCCGACACTCCCCTCTGGGTTTTCTGCTCCTACCTCGCCGTCATGGGCATCGGCCTCGGCACGAGCATGCAGCTGCTCGTGCTGATCGTGCAGAACACCTTCCCCGCGCGCGAGGTTGGCACGGCGACCGCGGCCAACAACTACTTCCGCCAGATCGGTGGCTCGCTCGGCGGAGCGGTCATCGGCAGCCTGTTCACGACGAGGCTCGCGTCACAGCTCGCTGAGCGCCTGCCCCAGCAGGGCGGCGCCGCGAGCGAGATGAACTCGCTCACCCCCGCGCTCGTGCACGAGCTGCCGACCGCCATACACGAGCAGGTCATCTGGGCCTACAACGACGCCCTGGCCCCGCTGTTCCTCTACATCGTGCCCCTGGCGGTCATCGCCGCGGTGCTGCTGCTCTTCGTCAAGGAGAAGCCGCTCGCAACCACGATCGAACGCGAGGTCGCCGTGACCGCCGTGCAGGACTCACTGCAGGAGACCTACCCGGTCACGACCGGCGCGGTCACCGTGCCGGAGCCGGGCCAGCGCCGCTAG
- a CDS encoding YqjF family protein produces the protein MTAERASLHPITREAPPLGSRAIIGQRWSHVSFLHWRIDRADAERALPPGLQADEFDGSSWIGLICFRLSGSAPFAGPPIPYFGTFPEVNVRLYTRDSQGRRGVWFASLEASRLAAVLAAQAAFGLPYRWAAMSITEGAGVLRYTSRRRGATDATADVSVRPSSAAVDDERARFLTARWGMHTYRGGELTWHANVHQPWTLVEAELLDCEHGLFHAAGIMGVRPGPPESVLYGAPVDARFARGIRTPPLSQAGPL, from the coding sequence GTGACGGCCGAGCGCGCGTCGCTGCATCCGATCACTCGGGAGGCGCCGCCGCTCGGCTCGCGCGCGATCATCGGCCAGCGCTGGAGCCACGTCAGCTTTCTGCACTGGCGCATCGACCGTGCGGACGCTGAGCGTGCCCTGCCGCCTGGCCTGCAGGCCGATGAATTCGATGGTTCCAGCTGGATCGGCCTCATCTGCTTCCGGCTCTCCGGTTCGGCTCCCTTTGCCGGCCCTCCGATCCCGTACTTCGGCACCTTCCCCGAGGTGAATGTGCGCCTCTACACGCGCGACTCGCAGGGCAGGCGTGGCGTCTGGTTCGCGTCGCTCGAGGCTTCCCGTCTCGCCGCAGTGCTCGCTGCGCAGGCAGCGTTCGGCCTGCCCTACCGCTGGGCCGCCATGTCGATCACCGAGGGTGCGGGTGTGCTCCGCTACACCTCGCGCCGGAGGGGTGCCACGGATGCCACGGCTGACGTGAGCGTCCGACCCAGTAGTGCGGCCGTCGACGACGAGCGAGCGCGCTTCCTCACGGCGCGCTGGGGGATGCACACCTACCGGGGTGGCGAGCTCACGTGGCACGCCAACGTGCACCAACCGTGGACGCTCGTCGAAGCCGAACTCCTCGACTGTGAGCACGGCCTCTTCCATGCGGCAGGCATCATGGGCGTGCGGCCCGGCCCGCCGGAGTCGGTGCTCTACGGGGCTCCCGTCGACGCGCGCTTCGCTCGCGGCATCCGCACGCCACCCCTCTCGCAGGCTGGCCCGCTGTAG
- a CDS encoding GyrI-like domain-containing protein — MSDRASDASDTMIVTLEPTTVAVRRETVEMAKIRDYFDSVYQDVAAVIGQQDARFAGPAIALYRGMPSETVDVAAGFPTQRPVESANGVAAEQLPTGLAARHIHRGPYDGLADAYGALLAWMERHDHTPGELYWEVYVTEPTPGARPEDMVTEIVWPIAPRE, encoded by the coding sequence GTGAGTGATCGCGCTAGCGACGCATCCGACACCATGATCGTCACCCTGGAGCCGACGACGGTCGCCGTGCGCCGCGAGACGGTCGAGATGGCGAAGATCAGGGACTACTTCGACAGCGTCTACCAGGACGTCGCTGCCGTGATCGGCCAGCAGGACGCGCGCTTCGCGGGGCCTGCCATCGCCCTGTACCGAGGCATGCCCAGCGAGACAGTTGACGTCGCTGCGGGGTTTCCTACGCAACGGCCGGTCGAATCCGCCAACGGGGTTGCGGCCGAGCAGTTGCCGACCGGCTTGGCGGCCCGGCACATCCACCGCGGTCCCTATGACGGCCTCGCCGATGCATACGGCGCCCTGCTGGCGTGGATGGAGCGGCACGACCACACGCCGGGCGAGCTCTACTGGGAGGTCTACGTGACCGAGCCAACCCCCGGCGCCCGCCCCGAGGACATGGTGACCGAGATCGTCTGGCCCATCGCGCCCAGGGAGTGA
- the ftsE gene encoding cell division ATP-binding protein FtsE, which yields MIRFDQVTKLYAGTTRPALNSVTLEILRGEFVFLVGASGSGKSSFLRLILKEENPTKGEIHVLGQNVGRLSSRKVPYFRRNLGVVFQDFRLLPQKSVFDNVAFSLQVIGKSKGFIQEAVPDVLKMVGLAGKASRFPHELSGGEQQRVAIARAIVNRPALLLADEPTGNLDPATSAGIMTLLERISQSGTTVIMATHDAGIVDQMQRRVIELVAGQIVRDERQGGYLTQAIPVQKGFGAEAAQ from the coding sequence ATGATTCGTTTCGATCAGGTGACCAAGCTCTATGCCGGCACCACCAGGCCCGCCCTCAACTCCGTGACCCTCGAGATCCTGCGGGGGGAGTTCGTGTTCCTTGTCGGTGCCTCCGGCAGTGGAAAGTCGAGCTTCCTGCGGTTGATCCTCAAGGAGGAGAATCCGACGAAGGGCGAGATCCACGTGCTCGGCCAGAACGTCGGCCGCCTCTCGAGCCGCAAGGTGCCCTACTTCAGGCGCAACCTCGGTGTCGTCTTCCAGGACTTCCGCCTGCTGCCCCAGAAGTCAGTCTTCGACAACGTGGCCTTCTCGCTGCAGGTTATCGGCAAGTCGAAGGGCTTCATCCAGGAGGCCGTGCCCGACGTGCTCAAGATGGTGGGACTCGCGGGCAAGGCGAGCCGCTTCCCGCACGAGCTCTCCGGTGGTGAGCAGCAGCGCGTCGCCATCGCCCGCGCGATCGTCAACCGGCCGGCCCTGCTGCTGGCCGATGAGCCGACGGGAAACCTCGACCCGGCGACATCCGCTGGCATCATGACGCTCCTTGAGCGCATTAGCCAGAGCGGCACGACCGTGATCATGGCGACCCACGACGCCGGCATCGTCGACCAGATGCAGCGCCGAGTCATCGAGCTCGTCGCGGGCCAGATCGTGCGAGACGAACGGCAGGGCGGCTACCTCACGCAGGCGATCCCCGTGCAAAAGGGCTTCGGAGCGGAGGCAGCACAGTGA
- the ftsX gene encoding permease-like cell division protein FtsX, with product MRFGLIMSEVGQGLRRNFSMVVSVVLVTFISLTFVGTAILLQMQINEMKGYWYDRAQVAVYMCTATTDTANCNMTEATEEQKAAVASKLESSELAPLVNEYEFETHEEAYEKYVEFTDSAEADYITPEFLPETFWVNMVDPTQSGVLIETLSGTPGVDEVADQRKYLDPIFDALNAASYTAIGIAALMLVAAVLLIATTIRLSAFSRRRELGIMRLVGASNRFIQTPFILEGVIAGVIGAALAGGATVAVVHFFVQGYLAETMVATSFVGLEEAVVVAPILLAVGIVLAAISANVAISRYLKV from the coding sequence GTGAGGTTCGGCCTGATCATGTCGGAGGTCGGCCAGGGCCTGCGACGCAACTTCTCGATGGTCGTCTCCGTCGTGCTCGTGACCTTCATCTCGCTCACCTTCGTGGGCACCGCGATCCTGCTGCAGATGCAGATCAACGAGATGAAGGGCTACTGGTATGACCGCGCCCAGGTGGCGGTCTACATGTGCACCGCCACGACAGACACCGCCAACTGCAATATGACGGAGGCGACGGAGGAACAGAAGGCGGCCGTCGCGTCCAAGCTCGAATCGTCTGAACTCGCCCCACTCGTCAACGAGTACGAGTTCGAGACCCACGAGGAGGCGTACGAGAAGTACGTCGAGTTCACCGACAGTGCCGAGGCTGACTACATCACGCCGGAGTTCCTGCCGGAGACGTTCTGGGTGAACATGGTCGACCCCACGCAGTCGGGCGTGCTGATCGAGACCCTCTCGGGCACGCCTGGTGTCGATGAGGTCGCCGACCAGCGCAAATACCTTGACCCGATCTTCGACGCGCTCAACGCCGCCAGCTACACCGCGATCGGCATCGCCGCGCTCATGCTCGTCGCGGCCGTGCTGCTGATTGCCACGACCATCCGCCTGAGCGCCTTCAGTCGCCGGCGCGAGCTCGGCATCATGCGGCTGGTCGGTGCATCCAATCGCTTCATCCAGACGCCGTTCATCCTCGAAGGCGTCATCGCCGGGGTGATCGGCGCTGCGCTGGCGGGGGGAGCGACGGTCGCGGTCGTGCACTTCTTCGTGCAGGGCTACCTCGCCGAGACGATGGTCGCGACCTCCTTCGTGGGGCTCGAAGAGGCAGTCGTCGTGGCGCCGATCCTGCTCGCAGTCGGAATCGTGCTTGCCGCGATCTCCGCCAACGTCGCGATCAGCCGCTACCTCAAGGTCTAG
- a CDS encoding YigZ family protein, protein MTDVTLRGGPGAAIAAEVEVKRSRFICRIERVETEDAARAVVDAARREHWGARHHCSAFVIGPKGAAVQVRRSSDDGEPSGTAGAPMLDTLAGAGLVDVVAVVTRYFGGVLLGTGGLARAYSDAVANAIREAALVARERRELFRLSLHHADAGRVESELRARGVTVLDVEYAARAELRLSGGEGLHEIVAAATSGAGALQPLGHEWVDVELNSVRR, encoded by the coding sequence ATGACTGATGTGACGCTGCGCGGCGGGCCCGGCGCGGCGATCGCCGCCGAGGTCGAGGTCAAGCGCTCGAGATTCATCTGCCGAATCGAGCGCGTCGAGACTGAGGACGCGGCGCGCGCAGTGGTCGACGCGGCGCGGCGGGAACACTGGGGCGCACGCCACCACTGCTCGGCCTTCGTCATCGGGCCAAAGGGTGCTGCAGTCCAGGTGCGCAGGTCGAGCGACGACGGTGAGCCATCCGGCACGGCGGGAGCACCAATGCTCGACACGCTCGCGGGCGCGGGCCTCGTCGATGTGGTCGCAGTCGTGACGCGCTACTTCGGTGGCGTGCTCCTTGGCACCGGTGGCCTCGCCCGCGCCTATTCGGATGCCGTCGCGAACGCGATCCGGGAGGCGGCACTCGTGGCGCGGGAGCGGCGCGAACTCTTCCGCCTCAGCCTTCACCACGCCGATGCGGGAAGGGTCGAGTCGGAGCTGCGGGCGCGTGGCGTCACCGTGCTCGACGTCGAGTATGCGGCGCGGGCCGAGTTGAGGCTCTCGGGAGGCGAGGGGCTGCACGAGATCGTTGCCGCCGCGACATCCGGTGCGGGCGCGCTGCAACCGCTCGGCCACGAATGGGTCGATGTGGAACTCAACAGCGTGCGACGGTGA
- a CDS encoding septum formation family protein, which translates to MTRRTLPVLALSSLAVLGLTGCSIAAMTDLFQGKEDVFSIAVGDCFNDDTAAVEQVESVVMPKCTEPHDNEAYHLYDLASSTFPSYDEDAILEEAEMGCFTEFEGFVGSAIDETSLYFGYYYPSPESWDEGDRQVLCLAYDTNGPISEPLRGKGPTYPYSG; encoded by the coding sequence GTGACCCGCAGAACCCTCCCCGTCCTCGCCCTCTCCTCGCTCGCTGTCCTCGGGCTCACCGGCTGCAGCATCGCCGCCATGACCGATCTCTTCCAGGGCAAGGAAGACGTCTTCTCGATCGCGGTCGGCGACTGCTTCAACGACGACACCGCCGCCGTCGAACAGGTCGAGTCGGTCGTGATGCCCAAGTGCACGGAGCCGCACGACAACGAGGCATACCACCTGTACGACCTCGCCTCGTCGACCTTCCCCTCCTACGATGAAGACGCCATCCTCGAGGAGGCGGAGATGGGATGCTTCACCGAGTTCGAGGGCTTCGTCGGCTCCGCCATCGACGAGACAAGCCTCTACTTCGGCTACTACTACCCCAGCCCCGAGAGCTGGGACGAGGGCGACCGCCAGGTACTCTGCCTCGCCTACGACACGAACGGCCCCATCTCCGAGCCGCTTCGCGGTAAGGGGCCGACGTATCCCTACTCGGGCTAG
- the prfB gene encoding peptide chain release factor 2, translating into MDELDITGQVADLRGTFAEIRAVVDVPRLEAEIATLSEQAGAPDLWDDTEKAQKVTSALSHRQAELAKITSLQQRLDDIEIMVELANEEGDADAAAEVRKELADIQRVLGELEVQTLLNGEWDARSAVMTIRAGAGGVDAADFAEMLQRMYLRYAEKNGIPARVLDTSYAEEAGIKSTTIEFDAPYAFGTLSVEAGTHRLVRMSPFGAAGKRQTSFAAVEVIPLMEATESIDIPENEMRVDVFRSSGPGGQSVNTTDSAVRITHLPTGIVVSMQNEKSQIQNRAAALRVLQSRLLLLQKEQEAAQKKELAGNITASWGDQMRSYVLAPYQMVKDLRTEHEVSKPDDVFDGDLNGFITAGIRWRKRAVND; encoded by the coding sequence ATGGATGAGCTCGATATCACTGGCCAGGTCGCGGACCTCCGCGGCACCTTCGCCGAAATCCGGGCCGTCGTCGACGTGCCGCGACTCGAAGCCGAGATCGCGACGCTGAGCGAGCAGGCGGGCGCGCCCGACCTGTGGGACGACACCGAGAAGGCGCAGAAGGTCACCAGCGCCCTCAGCCACCGCCAGGCGGAGCTCGCCAAGATCACGAGCCTGCAGCAGCGCCTCGACGACATCGAGATCATGGTCGAGCTCGCCAATGAAGAGGGCGACGCGGATGCCGCGGCCGAAGTCCGCAAAGAACTCGCGGACATCCAGCGTGTGCTCGGCGAACTCGAGGTGCAGACGCTTCTCAATGGGGAATGGGATGCTCGGTCCGCCGTCATGACGATCCGCGCGGGTGCCGGCGGCGTCGACGCCGCCGACTTTGCCGAGATGCTGCAGCGCATGTACCTGCGCTACGCCGAGAAGAACGGCATCCCGGCGCGCGTGCTCGACACGAGCTACGCGGAGGAGGCCGGCATCAAGTCGACCACGATCGAGTTTGACGCGCCCTACGCCTTCGGCACCCTCAGCGTCGAGGCGGGAACACACCGCCTCGTGCGGATGTCTCCCTTCGGCGCGGCGGGCAAGCGCCAGACGAGCTTCGCGGCCGTCGAGGTCATCCCGCTCATGGAGGCGACCGAGTCGATCGACATCCCCGAGAACGAGATGCGCGTCGATGTGTTCCGTTCGAGCGGCCCAGGCGGCCAGTCGGTCAACACGACCGACTCCGCCGTGCGCATCACGCACCTCCCGACCGGCATCGTCGTCTCGATGCAGAACGAGAAGAGCCAGATCCAGAACCGTGCCGCAGCGCTTCGCGTGCTGCAGTCCCGCCTCCTCCTGCTGCAGAAGGAACAGGAAGCGGCGCAGAAGAAGGAGCTCGCGGGCAACATCACCGCAAGCTGGGGCGACCAGATGCGCAGCTACGTGCTCGCGCCGTACCAGATGGTCAAGGACCTGCGCACGGAGCACGAAGTGAGCAAGCCCGATGACGTGTTCGACGGCGACCTCAACGGCTTCATCACGGCGGGCATCCGCTGGCGCAAGCGCGCAGTCAACGACTAG
- a CDS encoding TadE/TadG family type IV pilus assembly protein gives MRVAILRGEGERGSAPAEFVMVAALLTLLTLSVVQLGLAMHVRNTLLDAAGEGARFAALADRTLADGAVRTRELITTAIGPAYATDVTITEGTYLGHRAAVVTVRAPLPVIGLIGFDGGVEVTGRAALEIVD, from the coding sequence GTGCGGGTCGCCATCCTTCGTGGTGAGGGGGAGCGGGGCTCCGCGCCCGCCGAGTTTGTCATGGTCGCCGCGCTGCTGACGCTCCTCACGCTCTCGGTCGTGCAGCTCGGCCTCGCGATGCACGTGCGCAACACGTTGCTCGACGCGGCCGGGGAGGGCGCACGCTTCGCGGCGTTGGCGGACAGGACGCTGGCCGACGGCGCCGTCCGCACGCGCGAACTCATCACGACCGCGATCGGGCCCGCCTATGCGACGGATGTCACGATCACCGAGGGCACCTACCTGGGCCATCGCGCGGCCGTCGTGACGGTGCGGGCACCCCTCCCGGTCATCGGGCTGATCGGCTTCGACGGCGGCGTGGAGGTGACGGGCCGTGCAGCGCTGGAGATCGTGGACTGA
- a CDS encoding MFS transporter, whose product MSTIRSQVPDRARWQAFAVCSAAAALTILDLSKVNVALPSIEASLGGGPSELQLIVAGYALAMGLVLVPAGRLGDIHSRKLFFAIGLSVFVATSIMCAIAPTIEMLVLGRMLQGVAAGIHMPQILGLIQQLFQGPERGKAFGLFGAIIGLSTAFGPTLGGLLIAVGGEQDGWRLTFWMNVPLGLLALAFALWRLPAHQHHETKRTEIDLIGVLLLGATVFGLMLPFVLTTGGPGDDPARWWWLLLFAAAGAAFVWWENRYAVSGKSPVIDFGLFRLASYRHGVLIATAYFAATPAIFLINTLFLQNGLGVSAVFAGMVSIPFALVSAYTSAVGGRHVATMGRRLVFIGLVLVGVGFGASIPVALLAPPALVPWLLAVLMGVAGAGGGLVISPNQTITLTDVPVVQGGVAGSIAQVGQRVGTAVGVAVASSAFFSTIYREEATESLRDAFSHAYAFGMLAALGLVSIALIFAIADLRSIRAVRRE is encoded by the coding sequence ATGTCCACCATACGCTCCCAGGTTCCCGACCGCGCACGGTGGCAAGCCTTCGCTGTGTGTTCTGCTGCGGCCGCACTCACGATCCTCGACCTCTCAAAGGTCAACGTGGCCCTGCCATCGATCGAGGCCTCCCTGGGGGGTGGCCCGAGCGAGCTGCAGCTCATCGTCGCCGGCTACGCGCTCGCAATGGGGCTCGTGCTGGTGCCCGCCGGCCGACTCGGCGACATCCACTCCCGCAAGCTCTTCTTCGCGATCGGGCTCAGCGTCTTCGTCGCAACGAGCATCATGTGTGCCATCGCGCCGACGATCGAGATGCTTGTCCTGGGGCGGATGCTGCAGGGCGTTGCTGCAGGAATCCACATGCCGCAGATCCTCGGCCTGATCCAACAGCTGTTCCAGGGGCCCGAGCGGGGAAAGGCATTCGGCCTCTTCGGTGCCATCATCGGACTCTCAACCGCATTCGGCCCCACCCTCGGGGGTCTCCTCATTGCGGTGGGCGGCGAGCAGGACGGCTGGCGACTCACCTTCTGGATGAATGTGCCGCTCGGGTTGCTCGCGCTCGCCTTCGCCCTGTGGCGACTGCCTGCGCACCAGCATCACGAGACCAAGCGCACCGAGATCGACCTCATCGGCGTGCTCCTCCTCGGCGCGACCGTCTTCGGCCTCATGCTGCCCTTCGTGCTCACGACAGGTGGGCCGGGCGACGACCCGGCCCGCTGGTGGTGGCTGCTGCTCTTTGCTGCGGCGGGTGCCGCATTCGTCTGGTGGGAGAACCGCTATGCCGTGAGCGGCAAGTCGCCCGTGATCGATTTCGGACTCTTCCGGCTGGCCTCCTATCGCCACGGTGTGCTTATCGCGACAGCGTACTTCGCTGCAACGCCCGCGATCTTCCTCATCAACACGCTCTTCCTGCAGAACGGGCTCGGCGTCTCCGCCGTCTTCGCGGGCATGGTGAGCATTCCCTTCGCGCTCGTCTCGGCCTACACCTCCGCGGTCGGTGGGCGACACGTCGCCACGATGGGCCGCCGCCTCGTGTTCATCGGCCTCGTGCTCGTCGGCGTTGGTTTCGGGGCCTCGATTCCCGTCGCCCTCCTCGCCCCGCCCGCGCTTGTGCCGTGGCTGCTCGCGGTGCTGATGGGCGTTGCGGGAGCGGGAGGCGGCCTCGTCATCTCGCCCAACCAGACCATCACGCTCACCGACGTGCCCGTCGTGCAGGGCGGCGTCGCGGGGTCGATCGCCCAGGTGGGCCAGCGGGTCGGCACGGCCGTCGGTGTCGCCGTCGCGAGCTCGGCCTTCTTCTCCACGATCTACCGCGAGGAGGCGACCGAGAGCCTGCGCGACGCGTTCAGCCACGCCTACGCGTTCGGGATGCTCGCCGCCCTCGGCCTCGTCAGCATCGCCCTCATCTTCGCAATCGCCGACCTGCGCTCGATCAGGGCCGTCCGCCGCGAGTAG